From Penicillium psychrofluorescens genome assembly, chromosome: 1, one genomic window encodes:
- a CDS encoding uncharacterized protein (ID:PFLUO_001032-T1.cds;~source:funannotate): MNKQTNQRLDKVTTSSWLIHGALAIGLLSALVATLGNPLKLFGPSELDKYSWGNESGVCQQVPKLSPKNTNVEQFVREKVESPDYHREIINKLSGMIQIPSESYDELGPIGEDKRWDIFYQMEDYIQSNYPTVLENVKLDHANTHGLILTWEGSVPASDAKPILMLAHQDVVPVLAENVKDWTHPPYEGHYDGEIIWGRGATDDKGYLISIIESLDLLIKSGFKPKRTVILAFGCDEEISGENCARPISNFLHDRYGDDGIYLIMDEGSMGIHKEFDQSFAMVSVAEKGYLDVGINVTSTGGHASNPPDHNVIGVLSEILVAIENHTFPRQVTTENPIFGFLECAAAHAPESSFPISVRDKLSKVAHGDGSAQQKLVEILDNMRYYFRTSQSVGKINGGVKINAIPESASTLINLRLAVETSVSQVEEHYENLIRPIAKKHGMVFEGFKSPCHSLEKRKVCLFGVDALEPAPVSPVDAESFRILSGTIKNVLKPLDQDDELIVTPYLMAANTDTKFYWALTKNIYRFTPVNLVENLNRAHTTDEFIRAEEFVREPLFFASLILNADDVVGS; the protein is encoded by the coding sequence ATGAACAAGCAAACCAACCAGCGACTAGATAAGGTCACCACCAGTTCTTGGTTGATTCATGGTGCACTTGCAATTGGGCTGCTATCAGCGCTTGTCGCAACCCTCGGCAATCCGCTCAAACTTTTTGGCCCGTCTGAGTTGGACAAATATTCCTGGGGAAATGAATCTGGCGTATGCCAGCAGGTGCCGAAACTATCGCCAAAAAATACCAATGTTGAACAATTCGTTCGAGAAAAGGTAGAATCACCGGACTATCACCGAGAAATCATCAACAAGCTTTCTGGCATGATTCAAATTCCATCTGAAAGTTATGACGAGCTAGGCCCCATCGGCGAAGACAAAAGATGGGATATATTTTACCAAATGGAGGATTACATTCAATCCAACTACCCAACCGTCCTCGAGAATGTTAAGCTGGATCACGCCAATACCCACGGGTTGATCCTGACATGGGAAGGCAGCGTTCCAGCCTCAGATGCCAAGCCAATCCTCATGCTTGCACACCAGGATGTGGTTCCAGTACTGGCTGAGAATGTGAAAGACTGGACCCATCCGCCATATGAGGGCCACTACGATGGTGAAATTATCTGGGGCCGCGGTGCGACTGATGACAAGGGCTATCTAATTTCGATCATTGAGAGCCTGGATCTGTTGATCAAGAGCGGATTTAAACCAAAAAGGACGGTTATATTGGCTTTTGGTTGCGATGAGGAAATCAGCGGAGAGAATTGTGCAAGGCCTATTTCGAATTTCCTTCATGATCGGTATGGAGACGATGGTATCTATCTGATCATGGACGAGGGATCTATGGGTATCCACAAAGAATTCGATCAATCATTTGCCATGGTCTCTGTCGCAGAAAAGGGTTATCTCGACGTCGGGATCAATGTCACTTCGACCGGTGGCCATGCAAGCAATCCGCCTGATCACAATGTCATTGGCGTCCTATCGGAAATCCTGGTGGCAATTGAAAATCACACATTTCCCAGACAAGTGACCACCGAGAATCCAATCTTTGGCTTTTTGGAGTGCGCGGCTGCGCATGCTCCGGAATCCAGTTTCCCCATTTCGGTCAGGGACAAATTGAGCAAGGTGGCTCACGGTGACGGTTCGGCTCAACAAAAATTGGTCGAAATACTGGATAATATGAGATATTATTTCAGGACAAGCCAGTCTGTTGGAAAGATCAACGGTGGTGTGAAAATTAATGCAATCCCCGAATCCGCATCGACACTGATCAACTTGCGGCTAGCAGTGGAAACATCGGTCTCCCAGGTTGAAGAGCACTATGAAAATCTCATCAGGCCCATTGCAAAAAAGCACGGTATGGTTTTTGAAGGCTTCAAATCCCCGTGTCATTCTCTAGAAAAACGAAAAGTTTGCCTGTTTGGTGTTGATGCCCTGGAACCAGCTCCCGTCTCTCCAGTTGATGCCGAATCTTTCCGAATCTTGTCCGGGACCATTAAAAACGTTCTGAAGCCGTTAGACCAAGATGACGAGCTTATCGTCACTCCCTACCTAATGGCAGCCAATACCGACACCAAGTTTTACTGGGCTTTGACAAAAAATATTTACCGATTCACGCCGGTGAACTTGGTGGAGAATTTGAACCGAGCGCATACTACAGATGAGTTTATTAGAGCAGAGGAATTTGTGAGGGAACCACTCTTTTTCGCGAGTTTAATACTAAacgcggatgatgttgttggcTCTTAA